A window of Argopecten irradians isolate NY chromosome 1, Ai_NY, whole genome shotgun sequence contains these coding sequences:
- the LOC138308519 gene encoding arf-GAP with coiled-coil, ANK repeat and PH domain-containing protein 2-like, with the protein MRRRTAKTPLMKVVETGSLSACEFLLLNGAKLARKDRNGRTPLHHATMNGNTGQVCQFLKRGADLHSKDKEDQDPLDIAVSTANADIVTLLRLAKLNEEMKESGGGFNKPRYIFFYVDNMGDDTFQDVFRDFSNMASNNPEKLKRTNTASSNTNQT; encoded by the exons ATGAGGAGGAGGACGGCAAAAACTCCATTGATGAAGGTCGTAGAGACA GGATCCCTCTCAGCCTGCGAGTTTCTCCTTCTCAATGGTGCTAAGTTGGCGCGGAAAGATAGAAATGGGCGAACACCATTACATCATGCTACTATGAATGGCAATACAGG ACAAGTTTGCCAGTTCCTGAAGAGAGGGGCAGATTTGCATTCTAAAGACAAAGAAGACCag GATCCCCTTGACATAGCTGTGAGTACAGCCAATGCTGATATAGTGACACT ATTGAGATTAGCCAAGCTTAATGAGGAAATGAAGGAATCAGGAGGAGGTTTCAATAAACCCaggtacatatttttttatgtagatAACATGG GAGATGACACCTTTCAAGATGTGTTCAGAGATTTTAGCAACATGGCCTCCAACAATCCCGAGAAGTTAAAACGGACAAATACTGCCAGCAGCAATACAAACCAGACCTAG